The sequence below is a genomic window from Lolium perenne isolate Kyuss_39 chromosome 7, Kyuss_2.0, whole genome shotgun sequence.
TATATTTTGCTACGACTGATGGAGCCCAGGGAGCCATTTGTCTTTGAAAATTCTACGTTATGTTTCAAGGTTCCCATACATTTTGAAAAAGTCTTGATATAGTCTACCACGTACTCCCCATTTCACAATTCTTATTGCATATTCGAACATATCTATGCACAAAATGTATATAGGTACATCTAAATTGGGACAAGTACTATTATGGAATGGAAGGAGTACATTGGAAGAGGTCAAAATCTGGATGCAATTGTATCTATATATTGTATGCTACACAAAACTGGCAGAAGTATGTATCGTGTGTATCTAGTGGTGAGCAGTATACCATTTGAATTCCCTAAAAATTAGTCAATTTTTGTCATAAATGGTAGATTCGTACAAGACTTTAAGGTAGTATTAACGAAGTCAACCTATCCTTTAATTGGTTCATACCTACTCGGTAATCGCGCGCGCACAGCGCGGCGCTGGATCCAAAGCCTGCTTCAAGGATCAATGTATGGATATATGAGAAAAAGGCTTGCGTTATTATTGACTCAAGACTTTGTTGTACCGTTAATGAAGTCAACTTAATCATTCTAGGTATACTAGGTAGCTACTGGTTGCTTGCTTGCGCGCGTGCTAATTACTAGTGAGCGTAATGTAGTTTTCGTGAAAAACTTACTAAGACTACCCACAATagaagtatcataggtagtatcatgtatTTCATGCATGCAAAATACGGATGTGTAAGTGTAATTAAGATGAGAGAGAGGATACGAGTAGTATCATAGGTACATAACACATACTATGAtacttgcattgagattctacaaatcaattaatataagaagactatgataTTAGTATATGATATCATGCATTGTGGAAATAGTAAAATGTActagtatcatacgcatgatactttTATATGTTAATAGGTAAACGCTTCCGATCCGGCGACCGATCGCTGGCGAGCGATCGGTCGTCGTTCGCTCGCTCCCACGCCGTCCTATATGGGCCTGGTTTTTGGGCCCAAAACTGGAGTGTTCGCTTTTTTTTAAAGAAATCTACAGTGTTGTTTCCAGATTTAAAAATTTGTTGTAAACTCACACGACATATCTTTGTAAGATTTTTCTAGGTGATATGTTACGAAAATGTGTGTTTCTTGATATGTTGTAAACCCATGACTTTTTTGTTGTAATTACTTGTGATTTTTGGTGTAACTGTTTTAGTCATGGATACTTTTTTTGTAGAGATGTTGTATATATTCGTTAGTTTTCTAACAATTACGTATAAAAGTTATAGAGAAAGCATGTCAGAGATGTTGTAATATTTACCTGGACGTTTGCCATAAATTATTTTGTTGTAATCGCCAATAATTTTTGGTAAAAATAGTTGGTAATTTTTGTTGTAattggatatatatatataatgtgtTATTTTCAACAAATTTTTCACAGCCACGAACACATGTTTTTGTTGTTATAGCTTTTTGATTTTTATTGTAAATGCTGTCAATTTTTGTTGTAAACCAACGtatagaaaaataattgttgtttAACCACTTTATAAGACTATTTGTTTaattttttgtaatttttttgttgtaatagtacATATTTTTTGTAAGCGGAGTGAGAGATTTTGTTGCAATACTATGTAAGACTCGGATCAGTCATCGAGTGGCAGTTTTGTCGTAAATATTGTGAAGGTCAGACCCAAAAAACTATACTCTTTTGGGTTAACTGGGGATGTAAGGACTGCGGGTTAAGTTTACAAAAAGTAGGGGGCAAATCACAAAATTCGTGTTACAATTAATTCTGGCCGTTGGATCGCCATCGGACGGCGCGGAGTACAACCAATTTTTGGCTTTCTATCCGGCGCCCGACGTGTAGCGTTCCCCATGTTaatatgcattgtgactagtctatgtGAGCGTAAGCTTAGTAGTACTCTGCTACTCGATCTCGAGACCGTAACCTGTCTACTATTTAAACTTTTTGATCGCTACAGTATGTACTACCCTATTTCAAAACTTAAGGCTTACTCTTTAACACAATTAAATCAAGCAAAGTTTGACTGGATTTTTAGCAGAATctatcaatatatatatatatatgtctgctattctcgaaccggttcgagaataactattctcgaaccctttctgaacttccgcgTGTTCTCctagtgaacttctcgacggaataccagaattgcatgttcgtgcggacggtattttcatgatgattttcaaactgcttatcggattgatgcgtataatataccgttggattcgcacggaaatttcgcaactttttcgtgttcattgttttcccaaattctatattgattaaaactaatttgaaatataCAAAACAACGATTTCACGGATTTCTCTATTTTTGTACAGTTTTGGGGTTCCAGTTTTCAAACCGTTTATCGGAATGATGCGTATGATATGCCGTTGGAAAGGTGCTGACTAGGCGCACCTTTTTCATGAAGAACACTTTTCTAAATTCTTTatagtttaagagcagatttgaaaatacgtGATTACGTTTTTCGAACTTCTCGGTTTTTCGAACTGTTTTTGGGGCTTATTTCCGAACCTCTTATCGGAATGTTCCAAATGATATTGTgttgaaaagatattgattaggcgaatctttttcatgtttaatatttttccaaattctaaatggttttagtttaatttcagaaatacataaaagtgaagataacgctgacacaagaacatttcgaaattggctcatctagattgattaTGTGTGGCATTGCGATATGTTGGAGTATTAGTAGAGTGATATTAGTGCTAATTGTACGTTGAGTTAGTCGATTTGCGTAATCGGTGGTTGTACGGACGATTTCTATGCGTATGATTTCCGTCCAGGAAAACAGAGTGCATGAGGTGCTCGAATATAGAAGTGAACTTCCTTATATCTGTTAGTGAACTTCCGATCACGGTATAAAAGTTTCAGGCATGTAATAAAATTATAGCGAACTTCTGTGGATGTGAACTTCTTCTCCCCTGAATCTGAACTTCCCGACGGACTTCAATATTGTACAGGGCGAACTTTCGAAACTTTAGTCTAGTTTGAAGTGAACTTCAAAATATAGCGAACTTCCGTCGCATCTGCACTTCTCTGGATACAGATCTGAACTTTTATTTGTCAATGAGTCAAAGCTCGATGCCAACAAAAGGAGAATTTCTCGTACATACTAAACGAACTTCCCAACAAAGACTGTCTTTTTGGACTGTAAAAGTGAACTCGCATTTTACATAAAATGAATCGCATCGGTTATACATTTTATACAATTGTCCACTTCCATTCACCCTCAAAGTCGCCAAaccacaagcaggacaagagaaaCAAAATAACAGTAGCACAAATCATGTTCACAACGCTAATCCAATGTCTCAACCAAAATAACAAATTGAGCTCTCTAAACTACATAGCTATTGGTCTCTGGACTTCACAAATCTGCCCCCTGAACTTCACAGCTCCAGCACACCGAGGTCAACGCGTGCTTCCACAAGGTCTGACTACGCTGTAAAGGCTAAACTACTAAGTGCTGATGGCATGGGCAAATCGCACTTGGTCGAGCTTGCAGCAGCGGCGAGCTCACAGGAAAACGATCACTTTTCTTATTCCGAACTATCACCATCACACATGAAACTGCAATAGGAAAAGAACTACATCAGGTTGATTACCACCTTACAAGAATACATGCTTGTAAACCAAATATTTGTATTATAAGAGAATTTGGATATGCAATTTTATCTATTCCAATCTGCATAATTATAAGGCTTGATGTCACCTAGGGCATAAGAACAAAGTACTGTGGTTCTCCTATCTCTCCTTTCTCAAGAATTGCAGTGAAGAAAAAGCTATCCAATTAAATTGGCTGCATAAAACAGAGAAAATCAAAGAAGTTCAAAGAGGTTCAAAGAGATTAACCAGACACCATCTCGCTTGAAGCAGCAGCGGCAACGACAATGCTCGTGAAGACCACACTATCACTCACGGAAGTCTAGAGCTGTGCTTGCAGGAGTCCATGCCAGTGCTCTTTTCAACCCACAATGAACTTCTTCTAGAGATGAAGCTAACTCCCTGCATGGCCATGACTAACGAAGAAAGCAACAGCTCAGTTCAGATCATATACTAAGCGAACTTCCCAAAAAAACAATAGTGAAATTCTATATCCGCATCTTGGTAAATAACTAAGCATTAACATCAAACCAGAAGGGGTAAAATCCAAACATGAACATCGATAGTAGCTTACAGCAGCTAATGCATCAATGGAAACTGCACGATAGCTAATACATCAGCAGCATCCAACAGCATATCATGACCAATGATGAACTGTACCACAACATATTAGCTACTGTAGTGTTTAACTGAACGTCTTTCCCCTCACGCAGTGAACTTACCCTAAAAAGAGATGTGAACTTCATAGCCAGtcagttgcaaaaacatctcggcTGACGAGGAACTTGGTGTGCACTGATGTTCACCAACGCCGATGCGGAGGTAGGTGCGCCGACGGATGTTCGCCAATGCCCATGTGAACTGCACTGCTCCACAATTAAATCCGAACTTCTAGTTTTCTATGTCTGTACCATCGACACTTACCCATAGATATAGCTAACCGCATAAGAGTGAACTTTCCAAAAACAAATTAGTGAACTTCTCCAAAGCAAACAACAAATAAAGCACACATGAATTGATTTTATGTGTACACATGGAAAAGCTTTTTTTTCTAGATGAACCGACAGTAGTGAGCATGTACAAAATGAAACATAAACTTTCTTTGTAAACAAAAGGAACTTCTACTTTTTATAGCCAGACACGCATCAGCACATACTTGTACCGTGTTTTGCCCATGCTTGATTCATTTTTTCCATAAAAAACAAAGAACTAAAAAATACGCAAGTTCATAACCATACACGTACAAGCTCAGGTCAACTAAAAAATATAAAGTGAACTTCACAACTAGGTGTATACACACTGAACTTTCCTAGATAGAAGATGCGAGCTTCTGGGGACAAACAAAGTGCATTCTCTAataatttagaaaaaaattacCTCTTTTCAGATTGACTTCTTGGTTTGATGCAATGTGGACTGCCGATCATCACTGACACCGTGGACTGCTATGGAACAAGAGTGCACATGCAGGGATTAGGAAAATATCAATGTGATAAGAAGTGAATTTATATGCAGGCTGTTCCCGCTGAAGACAACCTAAATATAAGAAAAGTAGCACACTTACATTATTTTATATAAAAAGAACTGCCTATTTTCTCCTATGTGCACTTCCAGGCATATACTTTCTATTTAGTTCTCTGTAAAATAGCATGCAAGCAGCATAAATTTTACAGAAAAGTGGATCCAAATATAAGAAAAGTAAACACCCTGAAGAAATTAATCACACGATCGGATGGGACATGCAGCAGTATAAATTCAACGGAAAAGGTATCCAAATATAAAAACAAGCGGACAGGGATATTTCTAGTTTGAATGACCGTAAAGTTGTTTCTATTTTTGAAATGATTCTCCAATCAAATGGGCTTCTCAGGGATATTTCCTCCCTCTATTTTCTCATACAATTAACTACCAGATTTTGGATAAGTGCACTGCCTGCAATAACTTTAGAGTTGAATCCTCCATAATATAGAATAAATAAACATTACACAACCACACAGTTAAAATGCCATTGAATCTAATACTCAGTTTTTGAAAAAAATGCAGTAGGAAGAATAAATGCATGCTCTGCAACATGTGTACAGTCTGAACTTCCTGGCAAGAATTTTTCCAATTCCATGACTAATTACACTCCCACATAATTCACAAGAAAATGAATTTCTTTTTTATGGACAAAGTACACTATGCATTTTTGTACAAACCGAACTTCCTAAGATCTGAACTTCAGATGGCACCGAATACAACAACAGAGAAGGTTTGACATGGAATCAAAGTAGAGGCACAAGGCTCCAGTGCCTGAGGCCATTACCTGCGTTGAAGGGCGAGGCGGCGCTGTGTGGGAGCACACACCATGTAGAAGTACCGCAAGTGACATGAACTGAGGGTAATTTAGTTAGTACCACACACCATATAGAAGTACAATAAAAATTAGCAACAGAAGCGAACTTCCAGATTTGAAAATAGTGAACTTTGTGACAACAAAATGCGAACTTTTTCCCTCGTGGGTGAATTAGAACCTTTTTTGCTGGAAGAAATGAATATTTGCACTATAACAATTGAACTTCTAAAAAATAAAGTGAACTCTCCCACCAATAAAACTGAACTTCGACAAAAAATTGACTTTCACAAGGAACTAAATAAACAAGTGCATATCTAAACCAAATGGATGAACTAAATAACAAGTAGCAAGAGATGTAAACTTCATGAATTAGAGGAAGTGAACTACAAGGATTAGAAGAAATGAACTTCAGCAATACTGCATTCGTCCTGGCAATGCTCCTGAGAGAATATCGCCGGCATCCTGTAGCTGCTCGAGTATTGCGCAAACGCAAACTAACTTCCTGCCAAAATAGAATGAACTTTAGGACAGGAAAAGGCGAATCCCCTGAATTTTTTATTGTAGAAGTAACATGTTGTCAGGCATACATCAACATATAAATGAATAGTTGAACTCCTAGGcgagaaaaaaatgaaaatagcAGTAGATGTGAACTTCGCAAATTAATAGAAATGAGCTTCACAAACTTCTCAAATAAAGAACCGCTGTAGCTTAACTAGTGAACTTCCTATTTTTCCACAATTTTTTAcagtaaatagaacttctattccaGGTCAAAAAAAAGTGGGTGTACACTGCTCTGTTTCTCACATTCAGTGTCCATCATCGTTCCATACCATTATATACATCCGTTTATGCACTTGGTTTTACTAACAGACTAGGTTATACATACATGGATGAAAGGGCTGTATGAAGTAATGGCATGCAAATGCTTGTTGGGAGACAAACTAAGAAATAAACAGGAAATGACAAACATGAGTTGGACGACTGTGGGTTACCATGAATTGCAATTAACTCTAGCTTGTGTTGGACTTCTTTTTAACTGCAATCTATGATTTTTTTAACTGGACTTATCATATTTTTAATGAGCTTCTAGCTCTGGCATAGTGAAATATTTGACAACATATACCAATTTACTGAGAAAGAAAAATGAACTTCAGCAACAGACAAGGTGCACTTCAGGACCAAAACTAAAACTCGAGAGTATGCACTTCTATTTTGGGATCATCTCAGTGCTAGGAAAACTAAAATACTTTACTACCAAACTAGGCCTAACATTTGATTTCCTTCAGGTTCTAGCACACAAACTCATCAGCAACTTCTTAGAAACTTTGTCACAACTATACCTATTTGTGTCCATACTGCAGGGATGCGCAAGTGCAATGATTTACTTTAACATTCTAAAATTTTATCACACAGAGTGAACAGCCCGGATTTATGTAGTGCACTCCCCTGATGTATATGCTTGTCCAGAGATTTCTGGCAACAACAAAAGGTGAACTTCATGCTACACCAAGTTACTTACTACGATCATTTAGTGGTATTTCAAATAAAAATGAAACGAACTTTTTTCTCGGGAAAGTATGAAACACCATGGTATGGATGGTGGACTATAACATAAACTAACTCAGAAATGATGTTCTCTATGTACATCTAGTGGACTTCTTTCTTCACAAAGAAGTATACTAACAAAATATCCTACATCACTGTACCAAACTGAACTTCCATTTTTTCTATCAGAAACAAATCAACAACACATTTGTGTACTTCAATTATCAGCAAGAAATAGGAATCAAAGTAGAGTAGAGAAGTGGACTTTAGTTAAACGCACCAGTTCAGATCGGTTGCAGAAGCAGCACACTTCAGCTCATATCAGCATACGTTCGCATCAGCAAGCGAGCCAGCAGCAGCGAGGCAGTCAAGGCCAGCAAAATATTAGTTGGCTGCAAAAACGATCACAAAAAACATAGAAACATACTGTTTCTTATCTTACTTGTGAACTCCCGCACCGGCAACCAGTGGGATCCCACAGCTGAACTGCTCCTAGACTCCACATGCACGGCAACAAATCAAGAATGACCTTGTGCTCCCCGATCTCCTGGAAATATAAAAGTGAACTTTGTCAATGCAAAAGGTGAACTTGAGTTATTTTCCTATTAGACATACATCAACAGCAAATGCATATATTTCATGTAGTATTTTTTCGAAAAGACATCCTTATAGAAACAAGTAATGAACTTTTCTCATATCGAAAAGTGAACATTCGCAGAGAACTTCACACAGCGGGAACCAAATTGCAGAAATCATAACAAAAGTTTTTGAACTTCTGAATGTGATGCAGGTGTAATCCAACTTAAAGCTTAAGATTTTACTGATGCAAAATCTGCCGATTCATTTTTCTCTAAACATAGGCTTTGTATTATATGATGAAACTTTTTGGACGGAAGAAGGTAAAGTTACAAAAAGAAGAGCACATCTATTATTTTATATATAATGAACTACCTATTTTCTCCTATGCGCACTTCCAGACATATACTTTGTATTATTACAGGGCACTACATAACAATCATTTTTAGTGTAATCATCCATTCGAAAAATAGATGCAGATGATATTCCCTTGGAACGACCAGTTTCTCTGTCAGTTTCATCAGCTATCTCCTTCCTCACTTCGGCTGCAACGATACAAATGTCGTCATGTGCTGAGTGGCATCGAGATAAGCTAAACCAAAATGAACAGAAAATAGCACCAGACAGAGAATTCTGTCAACAATGGCAAGGCTCACATACTCAACTGCATACCACACATGCCAATGTATAGTTCAATACTACGATGATGGCTCCTTGGCCATGCATTTAACCCTAATATCAGCATCATAAAGCTTGAAAATAAGAAGAAAATTAGAGGAATTACCGAAATCTGTGTATCTTTTCCTGGGTTGATGCAAGAACTCCGCATACTCTCTAGTTCCATCAATCCTATGTAGCTGCAGAACCAGGGGGCGACGGGTGACGATGCCTGCAGAACAGATTCAAACAAAAAGATAAATGTATCGAATTAAGAAACGTACTCATAGCACCCCAAACCTGAGCTCTTGCTTGTATAACCATACCTGAACCCCTGGGCAGGAAATCCTTCCCAACAACGCTCTCCAGCACTGAAGATTTGCCCGAACTCTATCAAATGATCAGAGGAGTTCAGACGTCAAAATACAGAACCATGTACCCACTCGGGTGCTCAAATAAACGTGAACTACTGGTTAACAGCCTGAGTCCACACAAAATTGCTTGGTTCCCTTTATGCGAACCTCACGCACCTACACCTCTAGTTGATCCAAAGTAGTAGTATCTAGCTTGGAGAGTTGGAGCTAGACAATCGCTGGTCATGTGGGCAAGCTAGGCACAATGAAACTAACAGATTCAAAAAAAAAGAAGTAGTAGCGTGTCCCAATTCTAGCTACGGTAACCGCAGATCCAAGCATAGCTAAACCGCATCTCCGCAACTAGAATCGCGCGGTTCTACCGGCAGCTCGCGAGATCCACACCGTGCGCAGCTGAGGCACCAGCACTAGATCCGGCCGAGAGAGATTGAAGGGAATGGGGCACGCACCTGGCCTTCGACAACGGCGATGGACGGCAGCGAGTCCCAGAGGGTGGGGAGGGTGCTCTCGTCGCCGTGGTCGCCGAGGGCAGTGCAGGCCCGCTGCAGCTTTTTGACGAGCGAGATCAGGTTCTCCATGGCCGCCGGCGCGAGATCTGCCCGGATCGGGAGGCGGTGGGCGAGATCGAGGTGGGAGGGGGAGGAGACGACGGCGACTGCGGAGCCGCGTCTAGCCCCGTGATGCCCCTGTAGCCTCCTGGACGTCGCAGATGGTGGCGAGGGTGTGTATCAGCCGCCGGCTGGGGTCGGCCTCTGCCCGACGACCGGCGAAATCAGGGCCTGCGCGTGGTCCAGCAGCGCGTCCTCCTTGTCCCCCTCCTCGTCCGCCTTCTGCGGCTCGGTAGCGGCGTCGGGAACTGATCCTGGTGGCTCGGCGACGGCGGTGGTGGGCGGAAGTGATGCTGGCGGCTCGTCCACCATCGAAGGAATAGGTGGGTGGGCGGTGGGATGAGGCTGCCGCCGGGGAAGAAGGTGGGGCGGGATTTGGGCCTGCCGACGGGAAGAAGGTGCAGCGGGATTTGGGCCGGTCGCCGGGAAGAAGGCGGGCGGGATTTGGGGCCAGGCGGAGCCATTCCCTCTGGATAAGGAAGAAACTAGGGGAGGTTCACGTTGGCGTTGGTGCGCAGCAGCTTGCGGGTGGTTCGGGTCACAAaaggggttcgagaatagctattctagaacccctcttaaggggggttcgagaatagttgggctctatatatatatatatatatatatatatatatatatatatatatatatatatatatatatatatatatatatatactacctccgtttgaAGGAATAAAGCGCCCTTGTTTTACATGTTTTTTGTTTGATCAAGAACtacttcaaatagataaacaTTATTTGTATGAATTTAATATCATTGAAAAGTTCTTTTCAATAGGAATCTaatgatactaattacatataatataatcaagattttgttgctcaatttttatggtcaaagttcgtcttgaaatacgcgtatgccttattccttgaaacggaggtagtaatattttgtagatagcaTATGAAACAATCGAAAATGCTGAATGGAACCTGGGTACACGCGCACCCATTTatgaaaagttcaaaaaaaatgctattcaaaagtttcaaaaaaatttgatgtaaatttttgcatgtgtatattatgttgatacttactcgtgtgcgttttcacgaaaaaataccattatgtgtgacctacacaaaaatgacaatatgcaaattcctattcctgtgaatagtacaaattcctattcactattctcatttggatattttgtcatttttgtgcagGCCACATACAatggtattttttcgtgaaaactcacacgagtaagtatcaacataatatgtacatgcaaaattttacttcacatttttttgaaacttttaaatagcatttttttatTTTGTAGGAAACTGGGTGCGCTTGCACCCAGGTTCCATTCGTGCGTGTCGACTATTTAATTATCTATTTAATggtattgattttgtatcttCCATGCTAATGTTTTTTGATAAAAACTTAgttaaacttaacatagtttgactttttaaaaataatataagcgttaaactttgggacggaggtagtaataCATAGGTGCAGTGGTCGGAGCAGAGGATTCATGTATTCTTGTCTGTTAGTCACAAAAAAAGAGAGGGAAAAGGGTCTGCTTTTATCCACGGCTCTACCGATGAAGCACTTGTATCTGAGCGTCGAGAGGGATGGCGCGGCCGCCGATGACGGCAAGCAATTAGCCGGGTAACCATATAGATGAATGGTAGAAATCCTAGATTCTAAATGTGCTTTGTGTATCGCTCATCATATGACATATCTAGGGTTTCAATACAATATCAAAGTTTTGGTACATGTGAGACAATTTGCTGCGTACATCACATATAACCTAAACTTAGTCAAACAAGTTCTATTTTTCGCCGAAAGTTTATTTCTCGATTTAGTTTCACGTGAGGGA
It includes:
- the LOC127316279 gene encoding phragmoplastin DRP1A-like, which gives rise to MENLISLVKKLQRACTALGDHGDESTLPTLWDSLPSIAVVEGQSSGKSSVLESVVGKDFLPRGSGIVTRRPLVLQLHRIDGTREYAEFLHQPRKRYTDFAEVRKEIADETDRETGRSKGISSASIFRMDDYTKNDCYVVPCNNTKYMSGSAHRRK